A genomic window from Silurus meridionalis isolate SWU-2019-XX chromosome 21, ASM1480568v1, whole genome shotgun sequence includes:
- the LOC124403801 gene encoding uncharacterized protein LOC124403801 isoform X1, producing MTSGSKTISLQVEGAQDSERGVKYPNETICAVSTFSVSIPCYYYYPRQNNQVTQMLWCALQSNTHCQESLYVYNSSSSSITDFKYIGDNKSDCTLLIHNVQFSYSGKYKFNFITNVTDGGEVNNPGVTVQFTDLKVSLIRLSGNGTLKPGDSLNLTCDVTCTQSSSQFVWFKNNEQLNTSEAVLHFPALTLSESGNYTCTWKTNMTSGSKTISLQVEGENPPWPFWIIAVVAGGGIILVIIGVVICLRSRKDVVPEDNKGKVGEQTQVKQVPQPNEEVQKQEEVTYASVCVKSSSLNKECVHAEQQRESISIIYSAVAIK from the exons ATGACATCAGGATCTAAAACCATCAGCCTTCAGGTCGAGG GTGCACAGGACAGTGAAAGGGGTGTGAAATATCCCAATGAGACGATCTGTGCTGTGAGCACGTTCAGTGTCTCCATTccctgttattattattatccacgTCAAAATAACCAGGTGACACAAATGCTTTGGTGTGCACTacagtcaaacacacactgtcaggAGTCTCTGTATGTTTATAACAGCTCATCAAGCTCCATAACAGATTTTAAGTACATTGGAGACAACAAATCAGACTGCACTTTGTTAATACACAATGTACAGTTCAGTTATTCTGGAAAGTACAAATTCAACTTTATAACCAATGTGACTGATGGTGGAGAAGTAAATAATCCTGGAGTGACTGTACAGTTTACAG ATTTAAAGGTGTCACTAATCAGACTTAGTGGAAACGGAACCCTTAAACCAGGAGACTCGTTAAATCTGACGTGTGATGTGACCTGCACACAAAGTTCCTCACAGTTTGTGTGGTTTAAGAACAATGAACAGTTAAATACATCAGAAGCCGTTCTTCACTTTCCTGCTCTGACCCTGAGTGAGTCTGGGAATTACACCTGCACTTGGAAAACCAACATGACATCAGGATCTAAAACCATCAGCCTTCAGGTTGAGG gTGAAAATCCACCTTGGCCATTCTGGATCATTGCAGTGGTGGCAGGTGGAGGGATCATCTTAGTCATCATAGGAGTGGTGATTTGCCTCAGGAG TAGGAAGGACGTTGTTCCAGAAGACAACAAAGGAAAAGTTGGAGAGCAAACACAG GTGAAGCAGGTTCCTCAACCCAATGAAGAAGTGCAGAAGCAGGAGGAAGTTACAtatgcatctgtgtgtgtcaaAAGCAGCAGTCTGAACAAAGA ATGTGTTCACGCCGAGCAGCAGAGGGAAAGCATATCCATTATCTACAGTGCTGTGGCAATAAAATAA
- the LOC124403801 gene encoding uncharacterized protein LOC124403801 isoform X3: protein MTSGSKTISLQVEGENPPWPFWIIAVVAGGGIILVIIGVVICLRSRKDVVPEDNKGKVGEQTQVKQVPQPNEEVQKQEEVTYASVCVKSSSLNKECVHAEQQRESISIIYSAVAIK from the exons ATGACATCAGGATCTAAAACCATCAGCCTTCAGGTCGAGG gTGAAAATCCACCTTGGCCATTCTGGATCATTGCAGTGGTGGCAGGTGGAGGGATCATCTTAGTCATCATAGGAGTGGTGATTTGCCTCAGGAG TAGGAAGGACGTTGTTCCAGAAGACAACAAAGGAAAAGTTGGAGAGCAAACACAG GTGAAGCAGGTTCCTCAACCCAATGAAGAAGTGCAGAAGCAGGAGGAAGTTACAtatgcatctgtgtgtgtcaaAAGCAGCAGTCTGAACAAAGA ATGTGTTCACGCCGAGCAGCAGAGGGAAAGCATATCCATTATCTACAGTGCTGTGGCAATAAAATAA
- the LOC124403801 gene encoding uncharacterized protein LOC124403801 isoform X2, producing MTSGSKTISLQVEGAQDSERGVKYPNETICAVSTFSVSIPCYYYYPRQNNQVTQMLWCALQSNTHCQESLYVYNSSSSSITDFKYIGDNKSDCTLLIHNVQFSYSGKYKFNFITNVTDGGEVNNPGVTVQFTDLKVSLIRLSGNGTLKPGDSLNLTCDVTCTQSSSQFVWSKNNELLPESGAVLHFPALTLRDSGKYTCIWKTNTTSGSKTISLQVEGEDQWNIWIIVLVTVGVILISLVAGAVILYKRFVHTEQQMEDESNIYANVQPVKDTCNIYANVQPVKDTCNIYANVQPVKDTCNIDANVQPVKDTCNIYANV from the exons ATGACATCAGGATCTAAAACCATCAGCCTTCAGGTCGAGG GTGCACAGGACAGTGAAAGGGGTGTGAAATATCCCAATGAGACGATCTGTGCTGTGAGCACGTTCAGTGTCTCCATTccctgttattattattatccacgTCAAAATAACCAGGTGACACAAATGCTTTGGTGTGCACTacagtcaaacacacactgtcaggAGTCTCTGTATGTTTATAACAGCTCATCAAGCTCCATAACAGATTTTAAGTACATTGGAGACAACAAATCAGACTGCACTTTGTTAATACACAATGTACAGTTCAGTTATTCTGGAAAGTACAAATTCAACTTTATAACCAATGTGACTGATGGTGGAGAAGTAAATAATCCTGGAGTGACTGTACAGTTTACAG ATTTAAAGGTGTCACTAATCAGACTTAGTGGAAACGGAACCCTTAAACCAGGAGACTCGTTAAATCTGACGTGTGATGTGACCTGCACACAAAGTTCCTCACAGTTTGTGTG GTCTAAGAACAACGAGCTCTTACCTGAATCAGGAGCCGTTCTTCACTTTCCTGCTCTGACCCTGAGGGATTCTGGGAAATACACCTGCATTTGGAAAACCAACACGACATCAGGATCTAAAACCATCAGCCTTCAGGTCGAGG GAGAAGatcagtggaacatctggatcaTTGTATTGGTGACAGTTGGGGTGATTTTGATCTCTTTAGTCGCTGGAGCTGTGATTCTTTACAAGAG GTTTGTTCACACTGAGCAGCAGATGGAGGATGAATCTAATATCTACGCTAACGTACAGCCGGTGAAAGACACCTGTAATATCTACGCTAACGTACAGCCGGTGAAAGACACCTGTAATATCTACGCTAACGTACAGCCGGTGAAAGACACCTGTAATATCGACGCTAATGTACAGCCGGTGAAAGACACCTGTAATATCTACGCTAACGTATAG
- the LOC124403804 gene encoding myeloid cell surface antigen CD33-like isoform X1, with the protein MESKATVWFSEGVMKTLYLLMLIMSGVLPQSNRYSVKYPQKPICAVRGFNVSIPCSYYYPTSKPIQVTQKLWCSMNSNTDVCLHPPYVYNSLSNTKSDFEFTGDDKSDCTLLIHNVQFSYSGEYKFRFITDVTGGMWTGNPGVTLQVTDLKVSLIRLSGNEPLKPGDSLNLTCDVNCTQSSSQFLWSKNNIQLNTSGPVLHFPALTLRDSGNYTCIWKTSTTSGSKTISLQVEDDAGWSIWIIVLVMGVLILVIVAAVIYRRRQRVKIQKKTMEKVLRKHRFQ; encoded by the exons ATGGAAAGCAAAGCTACTGTCTGGTTTTCTGAAGGAGTAATGAAGACGCTCTACTTATTAATGCTCATAATGTCTG GTGTTCTCCCTCAGTCCAATAGATATAGTGTGAAATATCCCCAAAAGCCGATCTGTGCTGTGAGAGGATTTAATGTCTCCATTCCCTGTAGTTATTATTATCCAACATCAAAACCCATTCAGGTGACACAAAAGCTTTGGTGCTCAATGAACTCAAACACAGATGTGTGTCTGCATCCTCCATATGTTTATAACAGTTtatcaaacaccaaatcagaCTTTGAGTTCACTGGAGACGACAAATCAGactgtactttattaatccACAATGTACAGTTCAGTTATTCTGGAGAatataaattcagatttatAACTGATGTGACTGGTGGCATGTGGACAGGAAACCCTGGAGTTACTCTACAAGTTACAG ATTTAAAGGTGTCACTAATCAGACTCAGTGGAAACGAACCCCTTAAACCAGGAGACTCGTTAAATCTGACGTGTGATGTGAACTGCACACAAAGTTCCTCACAGTTCCTGTGGTCTAAGAACAACATACAGTTAAATACATCAGGACCCGTTCTTCACTTTCCTGCTCTGACCCTGAGGGATTCTGGGAATTACACCTGCATTTGGAAAACCAGCACGACATCAGGATCTAAAACCATCAGCCTTCAGGTCGAGG ATGATGCTGGTTGGTCAATCTGGATCATTGTTTTGGTGATGGGTGTCCTGATCTTGGTGATCGTGGCAGCTGTAATTTACCGCAGGAG GCAGAGAGTAAAGATCCAGAAGAAAACAATGGAAAAAGTGCTGAGAAAACACAG GTTTCAGTAA
- the LOC124403804 gene encoding myeloid cell surface antigen CD33-like isoform X2, producing the protein MESKATVWFSEGVMKTLYLLMLIMSGVLPQSNRYSVKYPQKPICAVRGFNVSIPCSYYYPTSKPIQVTQKLWCSMNSNTDVCLHPPYVYNSLSNTKSDFEFTGDDKSDCTLLIHNVQFSYSGEYKFRFITDVTGGMWTGNPGVTLQVTDLKVSLIRLSGNGTFKPGDSLNLTCDVTCTQSSSQFVWSKNNELLPESGAVLHFPALTLRDSGNYTCTWKTSTTSGSKTISLPVEGESVYSQHFCS; encoded by the exons ATGGAAAGCAAAGCTACTGTCTGGTTTTCTGAAGGAGTAATGAAGACGCTCTACTTATTAATGCTCATAATGTCTG GTGTTCTCCCTCAGTCCAATAGATATAGTGTGAAATATCCCCAAAAGCCGATCTGTGCTGTGAGAGGATTTAATGTCTCCATTCCCTGTAGTTATTATTATCCAACATCAAAACCCATTCAGGTGACACAAAAGCTTTGGTGCTCAATGAACTCAAACACAGATGTGTGTCTGCATCCTCCATATGTTTATAACAGTTtatcaaacaccaaatcagaCTTTGAGTTCACTGGAGACGACAAATCAGactgtactttattaatccACAATGTACAGTTCAGTTATTCTGGAGAatataaattcagatttatAACTGATGTGACTGGTGGCATGTGGACAGGAAACCCTGGAGTTACTCTACAAGTTACAG ATTTAAAGGTGTCACTAATCAGACTCAGTGGAAACGGAACCTTTAAACCAGGAGACTCGTTAAATCTGACGTGTGATGTGACCTGCACACAAAGTTCCTCACAGTTTGTGTGGTCTAAGAACAACGAGCTCTTACCTGAATCAGGAGCCGTTCTTCACTTTCCTGCTCTGACCCTGAGGGATTCTGGGAATTACACCTGCACTTGGAAAACCAGCACGACATCAGGATCTAAAACAATCAGCCTTCCGGTCGAGGGTGAGTCCGTCTACTCACAACATTTCTGTTCGTGA
- the LOC124403800 gene encoding myeloid cell surface antigen CD33-like, translated as MYTGEAGVTLQVTDLKVSLIRLSGNGTFKPGDSLNLTCDVTCTQSSSQFVWSKNNELLPESGAVLHFPALTLRDSGNYTCTWKTNTTSESKTISLPVEDVLTQDSIWRVKYSDNQICAVRGFSVSIPCSYYYPILNPNIQVTQMLWCSMNSNTDQCHHPPYVYNSSSNTKSDFEFTGDNKSDCTLLIHNVQFNYSGVYKFRFITDISVGRWTGDPGVTLQVTDLKVSLIRLSGNGTLKHGDSLNLTCDVTCTQSSSQFVWSKNNELLPESGPVLHFPALTLRDSGNYTCTWKTNTTSGSKTISLQVEEHPDQWSIWMIVYVIAGVSLIISGISGAVIYNRRRVHAEQQKNDSDVHDNTQQKKDDSDPHANVQEMEGDSDIYANFQQKEDDFEIYANV; from the exons ATGTACACTGGAGAAGCTGGAGTTACTCTACAAGTTACAG ATTTAAAGGTGTCACTAATCAGACTCAGTGGAAACGGAACCTTTAAACCAGGAGACTCGTTAAATCTGACGTGTGATGTGACCTGCACACAAAGTTCCTCACAGTTTGTGTGGTCTAAGAACAACGAGCTCTTACCTGAATCAGGAGCCGTTCTTCACTTTCCTGCTCTGACCCTGAGGGATTCTGGGAATTACACCTGCACTTGGAAAACCAACACGACATCAGAATCTAAAACGATCAGCCTTCCGGTCGAGG ATGTTCTCACTCAGGACAGTATCTGGAGAGTGAAATATTCTGATAATCAAATCTGTGCTGTGAGAGGATTCAGTGTCTCCATTCCCTGTAGTTATTATTATCCAATATTAAATCCCAACATTCAGGTGACACAAATGCTTTGGTGCTCAATGAACTCAAACACAGATCAGTGTCATCACCCTCCATATGTTTATAACAGttcatcaaacaccaaatcagaCTTTGAGTTCACTGGAGACAACAAATCAGactgtactttattaatccACAATGTACAGTTTAATTATTCTGGAGTCTATAAATTCAGATTTATTACTGATATCAGTGTTGGCAGATGGACAGGAGACCCTGGAGTTACTCTACAAGTTACAG ATTTAAAGGTGTCACTAATCAGACTCAGTGGAAACGGAACCCTCAAACATGGAGACTCGTTAAATCTGACGTGTGATGTGACCTGCACACAAAGTTCCTCACAGTTTGTGTGGTCTAAGAACAACGAGCTCTTACCTGAATCAGGACCCGTTCTTCACTTTCCTGCTCTGACCCTGAGGGATTCTGGGAATTACACCTGCACTTGGAAAACCAACACGACATCAGGATCTAAAACAATCAGCCTTCAGGTCGAGG AACATCCTGATCAGTGGTCAATCTGGATGATAGTTTATGTGATTGCTGGAGTGAGTCTCATCATCTCAGGCATCTCAGGAGCTGTGATTTACAACAGGAG GAGGGTCCACGCTGAGCAGCAGAAGAACGATTCTGATGTCCACGATAACACTCAGCAGAAGAAGGATGATTCTGATCCTCACGCTAATGTCCAGGAGATGGAAGGCGATTCTGATATCTATGCTAACTTCCAGCAGAAGGAGGATGATTTTGAGATCTATGCTAATGTATAG
- the LOC124403803 gene encoding uncharacterized protein LOC124403803, with protein MNSNKDVCQNPPYVYTSSSNTKSDFEFAGDDKSDCTLLIHNVQFNYSGVYKFRFITNVTGGMWTGYPGVTLQVTDLKVSLIRLSGNGTFKPGDSLNLTCDVTCTQSSSQFVWSKNNELLPESGAVLHFPALTLRDSGNYTCTWKTNTTSGSKTISLQVEGRWSVWMIVLLTAGLILLVFTVPAVIYYRRRKLKAPEENDGESGEKTQKKQQLNRVPQVSDEEEVTYASVQINKATTTSSQTRAQRNQDVADKGGVIYASVCIKPNKPPKQRVHAEPQEQDDSVIYSAVNI; from the exons ATGAACTCAAACAAAGATGTGTGTCAGAATCCTCCATATGTTTATACCAGttcatcaaacaccaaatcagaCTTTGAGTTCGCTGGAGACGACAAATCAGactgtactttattaatccACAATGTACAGTTTAATTATTCTGGAGTCTATAAATTCAGATTTATTACTAATGTGACTGGTGGCATGTGGACAGGGTACCCTGGAGTTACTCTACAAGTTACAG ATTTAAAGGTGTCACTAATCAGACTCAGTGGAAACGGAACCTTTAAACCAGGAGACTCGTTAAATCTGACGTGTGATGTGACCTGCACACAAAGTTCCTCACAGTTTGTGTGGTCTAAGAACAAC GAGCTCTTACCTGAATCAGGAGCCGTTCTTCACTTTCCTGCTCTGACCCTGAGGGATTCTGGGAATTACACCTGCACTTGGAAAACCAACACGACATCAGGATCTAAAACCATCAGCCTTCAGGTCGAGG GCCGTTGGTCAGTCTGGATGATTGTTTTACTGACAGCTGGACTGATTCTCCTCGTCTTCACTGTTCCAGCTGTGATTTACTACAGGAG GAGGAAACTTAAAGCCCCAGAAGAAAACGATGGGGAAAGTGGAGAGAAAACACAG AAAAAGCAACAGTTAAACCGAGTGCCTCAAGTTTCTGATGAAGAGGAAGTGACTTATGCATCTGttcaaataaacaaagcaaCAACCACAAG TTCACAGACCAGAGCACAGCGAAACCAAGACGTGGCAGATAAAGGAGGAGTGATTTATGCATCTGTGTGCATCAAACCCAACAAACCACCCAAACA GCGTGTCCACGCTGAGCCGCAGGAGCAGGACGATTCTGTAATCTACAGCGCTGTGAACATCTGA